A window of Bacteroidia bacterium genomic DNA:
AGATATTTATGATGGATATTTTGTGTTTTTGAGGAAGGACGGGATCATGCAAATTCAATATTTCAAGGATCAAAGTTATGGGGTTGAGGATGCTCGTAAAATATTAGATTCTTTCAGGAAATTAGGAGGTGGAGAGAGGCGTAAGGTATTAGCAATTTACCACCATAATAATTTGTTTGATCAAGAGGTTATGAAATTAATAGGAAGTGAAGAAGTGACAAGGCCCTTAGTTAAGGCTGATGCGTTGGTAACGAATAGTTTAGCTTTGAAAATACTTATAAATGGATATTTTCATGTGGTAAAGACACCTCGCCCTATTCGGATTTTTAACAACAAGGATGAAGCTGTAACTTGGTTACATGGCTTAACCATCGAATAAGTGAAGTTCTAATCCCTGTTCTAAAATAAAAGCTAGGAGCAAGACAGGTTGTTATTGCCTTATAAGTTTGGTGTAAATCAGATGGTGTTTCAGTGGTTCTGTAATGAAATGTAAACAATTACTTACGCATATTAGGCATATTTCGCATTAGTTTACTCATTTGTTCACGGTTAGTAAACATTTTCATCATTTTTCTAGTCTCATCAAATTGATTGAGTAATTTATTTACTTCCTGTATGGAAGTTCCACTACCTGCTGCAATACGTTTACGGCGGTTACCATTAATAATAGCCGGGTTTTCTCTTTCAGCCGGAGTCATGGAAGAAATGATAGCTTCAATTCCTTTAAAGGCATCATCACCAATTTCAATATCCTTCATTGCTTTGCCCATTCCGGGAATCATACCGATTAAATCTTTCATGGAGCCCATTTTTTTGATTTGATCGATTTGCTTCAGGAAGTCGTTGAAATTGAATTGGTCTTTTGCTAATTTTTTGGTGAGTTCGCGTGCTTGATTTTCGTCAAATTGTTGTTGAGCTCTTTCAACCAAGGAAACGATGTCACCCATACCTAATATACGGTCTGCCATCCTCTCCGGATGAAATACATCCATGGCGTCCATTTTTTCACCTAAACCGACGAATTTGATGGGTTTAGTTACAACGCTACGGATACTTAGGGCAGCACCACCGCGGGTATCACCATCCAATTTGGTGAGAATTACACCGGTAAAATCAAGGGTGTCATTAAAAGCTTTAGCAGTATTTACGGCATCTTGCCCGGTCATACTATCTACCACAAACAAAATTTCGTTGGGTTGTAAAGCTGATTTCAATGACGCAATTTCATCCATCATTTGCGCATCAACAGCCAAACGACCGGCGGTATCGATAATTACAACCGAGTGACCTTTGGATTTAGCATGATTGATAGCGTTTTTAGCGATTTGAACTGCATTTTTGGTATCAGGTTCTGCATAAACTTCCACTCCAATTTGTTCACCAAGCACTTTCAATTGGTCAATCGCTGCCGGGCGATAAATGTCACAAGCAACAAGCAATGGGTTTTTACCTCTTTTGGTTTTGAGGTGGTTTGCTAATTTTCCTGAGAAGGT
This region includes:
- the ffh gene encoding signal recognition particle protein, with the protein product MFENLSEKLDRAFKVLKGQGKITEINVAETLKEVRKALLDADVNYKIAKQFTDTVKEKALGQDVLTSVSPGQLLVKLVHDELAQLMGGSKVDIQLGGNPTVILMAGLQGSGKTTFSGKLANHLKTKRGKNPLLVACDIYRPAAIDQLKVLGEQIGVEVYAEPDTKNAVQIAKNAINHAKSKGHSVVIIDTAGRLAVDAQMMDEIASLKSALQPNEILFVVDSMTGQDAVNTAKAFNDTLDFTGVILTKLDGDTRGGAALSIRSVVTKPIKFVGLGEKMDAMDVFHPERMADRILGMGDIVSLVERAQQQFDENQARELTKKLAKDQFNFNDFLKQIDQIKKMGSMKDLIGMIPGMGKAMKDIEIGDDAFKGIEAIISSMTPAERENPAIINGNRRKRIAAGSGTSIQEVNKLLNQFDETRKMMKMFTNREQMSKLMRNMPNMRK